From the Musa acuminata AAA Group cultivar baxijiao chromosome BXJ3-7, Cavendish_Baxijiao_AAA, whole genome shotgun sequence genome, one window contains:
- the LOC135642580 gene encoding putative RING-H2 finger protein ATL69, whose amino-acid sequence MSSDSLSAPLAEAPAAAGGVGLGYGIAIAVGILVLVSTILLASYLCVRVKSDVHRPLPTPPPAARPAALAPDGSAAVVVVTAVGLDGPAIEAFYPRFACGQGGALAPPGPCPICLAEYEGGEVLRRAPDCGHCFHAGCVDEWLRVSATCPLCRSSPVPSAAATPVATPLSELIPLAAHPR is encoded by the coding sequence ATGTCGTCCGACTCACTCTCTGCCCCTCTCGCCGAAGCGCCGGCTGCGGCCGGAGGGGTCGGCCTCGGATACGGCATCGCCATAGCGGTCGGCATCCTCGTCCTCGTCTCCACCATCTTGCTCGCCTCCTACCTCTGCGTCCGTGTTAAGAGCGACGTTCACCGCCCGCTCCCCACCCCACCCCCTGCAGCTCGGCCCGCTGCCTTGGCGCCAGACGGCAGCGCCGCCGTGGTGGTGGTGACGGCGGTGGGCCTGGACGGCCCCGCCATCGAGGCTTTCTACCCCAGGTTCGCCTGCGGCCAGGGCGGGGCGCTGGCGCCGCCGGGACCGTGCCCGATATGCCTCGCGGAGTACGAGGGCGGGGAGGTGCTGCGGCGGGCGCCGGACTGCGGCCATTGCTTCCACGCGGGGTGCGTGGACGAGTGGCTCAGGGTGAGCGCCACGTGTCCGCTCTGCCGCAGCTCACCGGTGCCGTCCGCTGCGGCGACGCCCGTGGCCACTCCGCTGTCGGAGCTGATACCGCTGGCGGCACACCCCAGGTGA